In Deltaproteobacteria bacterium, the genomic stretch CGTCCTTCTTTACGTAACGCCTGCACATACCGACCTCGTACGTACGGATTGTTTGGGTCGAGCCACAGGGCAATTTCAAGCTCGCGCAAACGACCAGCCGGCGACACGCGCCCTTCCAGTAGATCGTACAAGGCGTCATGCGCTGTCGCTTGTGCCGGGTAAGCGAGGAGCGTATCCCTCGCTTCCAAGACGGACACGGGTTTTTCGGGATTGTCGGCAAACAAGTCACGTTCCTGTCGCAGGGCAACCACACTAAGCGTGAAAGCGGTGACCAGCACTATCGCTGCGGACAGAAATCTTCGGGGAAGAACCGCAACTTTCGGTGTCTTGAGGCTCTCTCGTTCCGCCGGTTCTCGCTCTGAAGCTTGCAAGTCTTCACTGGCTCGCGCCTCTTTCCCAGACACGGCTAACCGGAGGGCACTCGCGAGTAACACGGTAAAAAGCAAGGCATTGGCAGGAATTTGCAGATTGAAATCTACTCCTTCATGAAACGCCATCGCGGCGAGAGCCGCCACCAAAGCAGCGTAAAATGGGGCCGATTCTTCCGCAGAAAGCGGCAGCTTGGCTTTCAGCTTACGTCCGACCTGGATGAAGAACCAAGCGAGTAGTCCAGCGCCGACGAGGCCACCCTCAGCGAGTAGCTGAACATAATCGTTATGCGCTTCACGGAAGGACAAGATGCTCCAAGGAGGCTGCTGATAGCGAGGAAACAACTCCGACCAAGCGCCAAGGCCGACACCCCACCAGGGAAAATCCTTCACCATGCCCCACGAATCGCGCCACGCGGTCACACGCACCCACAAGCTGGTTTCTCGTGTGACCGTTTGTTCCAAGCGCAGATCGATTTGCGAGCGACCTGCCGGTCCAATGAGGAAAAACGCAAGCAGCAAAAAAACAAGAAGCACGGCCAGCACCAGCCACCATTTTTGCTTTCCTCGCCCGAATAGCCATTGTGACCTTTGGGCGGGAAAAATCGCCAAAAACACCCCGCCGCCGATAATCATACCGATCCATCCCCCGCGCGAAAGACTCAGTAATGCCCCCATAAAGAAAAGCAACAGCCCCACACTGGAGATCTGCCGTACGGCAGGCCGTCTCAGACGAGCCGGCAAGTGAAGCTCCCACGACAGCCAGGCAAGCGCCAGCGGAAAAACCAGCGTCAGATAGTTAGCGAAATGATCACTATTGACAAAAGGGCCGCTCGCACGTGGGTTCTCTCCCAATCGAGGTCCAACCCAATCCTGAGGGATAAAGAACCAGAGAATCTTCCCATTCCAGGTAAACCGCTGGACGATGCCAAGCAACGCAACGAGTACCCCAATAGTCAGCACTGTCGCAAAGATCGTGAGCAAAAAGCGTCGTTCAGCCTCCTGTCGCCGAGCGGCGGAGTCCCCATATGGGTAGCCAAGCACAAGAAAGAATACTCCGGCGTAGGCGAGCAAAAGGAGAGTAATCTTTTTGCTCAGTTCAGGCGCGAAAGAAAGCGGACGCCAGGCACGCAAGTCTAAGTTCTTCAGATTGAAAGCGAAGAACGAAACTATAGGACTCGCACCTTTTGAGTTCTCGCTCGCAGTCAACTCCCCGTCGTTGGCAATGGCACTAGAAGCTGCCCGCTCGACAACGGCTTCATACGGTATCTGTTCCGGCCACCCAGGAAGACTGCGGGCGTAGAGTTCATACGTCGCAGGGGAAAGAATTTTGAGCACCGCCGGAGGAAGCACAGTCTGTTGAAACACGCCGAATCCTAGGAAAAGGACAAGTGGCAACCACAAAGAAGCCGACACACGGGAAGACAGAGAAAAGAGCGGGAGACGGCAAAGGAGAAGCTTGACCATCCACACCGCTACCAGAAGAAAGACGACCACTTCCAGAGTGATAAACGCCCAAGGATGAACGGCACCGAAAGCGAGCGGCGAGAAACAGAGGAGAAGCCCAACTCCTCCACTGACGAGGTGGT encodes the following:
- a CDS encoding O-antigen ligase family protein, which gives rise to MSLFAVRAKWPSWQAAQESLPVYDHLVSGGVGLLLCFSPLAFGAVHPWAFITLEVVVFLLVAVWMVKLLLCRLPLFSLSSRVSASLWLPLVLFLGFGVFQQTVLPPAVLKILSPATYELYARSLPGWPEQIPYEAVVERAASSAIANDGELTASENSKGASPIVSFFAFNLKNLDLRAWRPLSFAPELSKKITLLLLAYAGVFFLVLGYPYGDSAARRQEAERRFLLTIFATVLTIGVLVALLGIVQRFTWNGKILWFFIPQDWVGPRLGENPRASGPFVNSDHFANYLTLVFPLALAWLSWELHLPARLRRPAVRQISSVGLLLFFMGALLSLSRGGWIGMIIGGGVFLAIFPAQRSQWLFGRGKQKWWLVLAVLLVFLLLAFFLIGPAGRSQIDLRLEQTVTRETSLWVRVTAWRDSWGMVKDFPWWGVGLGAWSELFPRYQQPPWSILSFREAHNDYVQLLAEGGLVGAGLLAWFFIQVGRKLKAKLPLSAEESAPFYAALVAALAAMAFHEGVDFNLQIPANALLFTVLLASALRLAVSGKEARASEDLQASEREPAERESLKTPKVAVLPRRFLSAAIVLVTAFTLSVVALRQERDLFADNPEKPVSVLEARDTLLAYPAQATAHDALYDLLEGRVSPAGRLRELEIALWLDPNNPYVRGRYVQALRKEGRREAALQELRTAVRLAPQLSAHPFLQQGLSALTDEERTAVEEGLTLALQSGSPGSTQELAAFYLAIDRFVQAGELCEKAAQGGEDPDEKTLLLLEAGLAYAKAGEHARAERLLRDLIRTRPREVKAYRLLMTEVLPARGEFTAVKNLLAEGIRNGVEPVPLLLAAAAAAEKMGQREEAKSALLQASALQRSSLEVNLRLGRFYLQERDFDHAAQCFRRAVRIDPQSALTLALLADAEVGRYRFVAAQEAYRRAVRLDPKDKEVQRRYATFLRKVAEQAPGEIRQ